A single region of the Nicotiana sylvestris chromosome 6, ASM39365v2, whole genome shotgun sequence genome encodes:
- the LOC138871039 gene encoding uncharacterized protein — MSGRPEAKASDTVITGMVSVCSRDASVLFDLGSTYSYVSSYFAPYLVVPRDSFSAPVYMSTPMGNSIVLDHVYRACMVVIWGLETHVDLLLLDMVDFDVILGMDWLSPYHATLDCYAKTVTLALRGFPRLE; from the coding sequence atgTCAGGCAGACCTGAGGCTAAGGCCTCCGatacagttatcacaggtatggtTTCAGTGTgcagtagagatgcctcagttctatttgatctagggtccacatattcttatgtatcatcttattttgccccttatctggttgtgcctcgtgattcttttaGTGCTCCTGTATATATGTCTACACCGATGGGTAATTCTATTGTTCTAGATCATGTTTATCGTGCTTGCATGGTTGTTATttggggtcttgagacccatgtggatctcctacttctcgacatggtggattttgatgtcattctggggatggattggttatccccatatcatGCTACATTGGATTGTTATGCCAAGACTGTAACCTTAGCATTACGAGGGTTTCCTCGTTTGGAGTAG